AGCTAATTTCGTATTATTTTGTCGCCTAATCAGTTTTGTAATGCATCaaatttcgaataaaaatattcaaatacttttttaaaaaaatatttgaatacgtataggtattctgaaaaaaaaaattttttaactcgAAAAATAGTTTAGATTAGTGACAACTGTCAAAACAAATGTATCTATTAAAGTTAGGCactttataagttaataaagtTAAACAATAGTTTTTCTCTtagaatgaaatataaattaacccACATTAATTTCATACCAATCCAAAACGACAAATATTACTgtggaaaaaatatattctgaatAGGTATATTCGAATACTCGAAAATgtattcgaatattattatttttaatgtattcaaatacGTACCTATTCAGAATACTTTAATACCTACTCATTTATTCAAAtaagtattccgaatacaaaataaaagtattctttacaagactccgtatatgtatacatagatatatattaaaaatgtaaaaactttaggttttaaatacaactttttacactTGCTTACCTAGTTGTTTTGCGAAGTTGCTACAGCAAATATAATACAACGGCAACAGTGCTTgaattgggaaaaattaagAAGATGAGCTCaattcaacaatttaaaaattcatttcaACTTTCCAAGAGAAATATTATTCAAGACTTGCCCCCCTCAACATTCttaaatgttgaatattatatttcaccatATAGTTATTGCATTTTAGCTTTATTATATtccaaatataacatataacatgTAAGATGTAAGTGAATGTGGAtttatattcactcaatttttcTAGTTTTTGTTAGAACTTTTACAACTTTGTCTGAATAACTCTAGCtctaacattaaaatgtatatatattataccattgattatacatttatacatttatacatttatacatttatacatatatgtacattatatacatataatgaatgttaatagttaaaagctattaaaatatctattattttaatttatatttggtaataatgattaagatttaatacttaaatagctgtatttatatatctaattataataattatttttatttaagcataattagaatttttagtaGAAGAAATTTACACTAAAATCATGTGGGCAAACCCACTACtaagcaaataaaataattgggtGATGCAACCTGTGAAATTGTCTTGTCTAACTTGCAAAAAGTTCACACCACCACTGCTCATATCTTACTCTAAAATtgcaatatcataaaaaatccaatgtacaaatacaaattaatatgttcttaactttaaatttaaggATAAGttggtcaatttactctaatactAAAGTTATCAGCACAAGGTTGGATATGCTGAACgcaaatttaagtaaatatagtGCATGGCtcagagagagagaaaacaaatagtactgacatcctcttaaaaagttaaacaatTGAATTGtacataaattcattattaaaatatacatattacttataatatttataaatatagttataaatatttataactgacttttttttatcactaaGTGTATTTTTCACTTTCTTAGTAACCTTGCCTTGATCTCAGAATAAACTTGTCACTCgttatataatcataaatctTCTAGCTGAGTTccataaaaaattgattaatttaataggcCACTAAAATACTGTTTAAGGGACTATTAGCACACTATTCATTTGTTAATTGCTTAGTAATCTTTCATGCAACCAggaattagtattataaaaagaTGTTTGTTTAGTTTACTTGGAAGtggaaataatgaaattttattttgaatgtgatttaataaaataaactcgaTTATATTAATTCTTGTAACTAtatctttttaaaaaacaaacaaaaattaccTAACTGtacacattaatttttaaagaggATAGCGATAATTTAACCTATTAACGCCGTGCGTTGCCATATGGCAACATAGATTTATTACAATCATTTttgaggtataatatatacattttcaacaaaatgttgattataattgtaaataaaaaaactctgGCGCTAatgggttaaaaaaaatagattaaagaGTAGgatcaaaataatttagattgtatcaaaaataataaccattaaataaaatgataattttctattaaaaatataacaatgtactatagatgataatattttcacaaGTATGTTATGAACACcgggtatttttttataattattacattgacATAACATAATTACTCCTTCTTAGCATGATATGTTGGTGTAAATTTTATTCTTGGTCCTCGACGATTAATTGCATACCTTAATAATGGTGGCGTACGAATATAAATGCCTCGACTTTCAGGTGTCCAAGCTTGTACATAACATACGTCATTTTCATATGGAGTCACGGCAACCCATcctaaaataaacacatatttatattatgttgctgAATTGTACTATCAAAACTATAAgtatgttgttaaaaatttaaacaaggaAATATATGCTACAAGTACTGAGCTGCAGCGCTAAACATGCATCTCAAATGAAGTTATACCTCAGTGACTCTTGTGAGACACTAAGATATATCtgaatatattatgagcatttatattttatatcctgaaatttataaaaaatatcattatttttcaaaagatCTACTtatatcaaaacatattttttaaccatCTAGGATGggaccaaaaataatttatatttcagtgatttataaacaatttagtgTCACCCTCTACAAATACCCTAAATTCTTAATTCCATATTTCTACACATAATTTAAGattctacaataaaatatactcaatAGTTGgtgttataaacaatatatttaaattaacattattaataaagtatgaGTTCCTTCTTACAAAAAAAGATCATATTgtgtttaattgtaattaagaaaatttcaaatttgtttatgttaattcattttaattcaaaattcaaaatataattcataatattagagCTGTGGGTACAGTGGCGTGCTCAGCTTTTTAATAAGGGCCCGGGGGGGGGGGTATGAATTGTCTACTATTTTCAGTTCATAgagtagtaaatatattttcattgctttataagattatattttatacaacaaaaatgaCACCCATATCCACCGTAAACACGATACTGTGTGAATATCatgattttacatattattaagaaaacaatttcacaatataggtactaatcatataatatctaAACTCCTACACCTAGTAGCAAATAATTCTATttgcaaatttaattattcatctaAATCAAACATTAAACATCGtagtactaattattaattttcaagaaTATTCATAGTAACAATGAtcccatttaaataataaatttccacACTTCTATTTGGACCACCAGTAAAATGTACTAacaatgaaatgaaaaaataaaaaaattgtatttattcaattaaataatttattaaacaatggcatgaaattttaaaatgttgattaaagGAAAAGAGCAGCTTAGTCAAGGACAAAAATCACAAacaatgaaaacaaatttatctACCCATCAATGTCAAAAAGAAAAACGATCTCATCAGCATGTTACCTATTGTCACCCAACACCATTTAtaggatttaaaaattattcattttaccGTGAACTTTAAACTACATCAAGGAAAAATAACCATAGAATGAAGTTgacatgaaataaataaaaaaatatcttatattataaaatgccaatatacatattacaacgTATAGAGCAATAATTACTATGTTTACTTACTGTAGATTaatctacatttaaaaaaagattatgTTATGGACAAACGAtactgatttttattattattgcatatgaCATAATATCTCGGCATGGGACGATACTAATAAACTTATTGGACGTCTACAGGCTAAaatgaataactataaatactatGAGTACCATAGGCGGAACTATACAGTTTTATTAGACTGGGCCACTTTTCCTAGTCAATTCAGACATGTAGACTTATAAATGGTAAGGAGGAGGGGGTGGAAAATTCATtgatacctttttttttaaactaatttctatgatttttatataaaaattcaggtaataattatataagtatatcgtagtataatatataatgttcagTTCATGttgacaataatttatgtttattaatggAATACAGTAAAGCgtaggtataacatataataatttatacaattctgAAGACAATAGTGgaactgacataatattacagtgtttaaagttttatgttttgtttcaatatttaaaatacctaaccaCAACTGGCATTGGCATGGCATAGTATACCTTAGGGAGGGGGCAAGCGGGGCATTGTGGATTATatccatttaatatattacgtatagacgtatagtagtACCAGTACATACTGACTactgtgtatattattacaggGCGCGATTAGCCTGGGCCAAGGCCCAGTTGACCCCGGCCCTAGTTCCGCCTATGATgagtacaataaaaatagttattttattactcACCTGCAGATGACAAAACAATATCGGCACAACtagttttttcatttataccAGTCAATTGAATTGGGTTCTTGTAACTACTTAGCCCTGGCCACTTGGACAGCCTTTCAATACTACCACATGGAACTGCTAATAAATGTGTACCTAAAAGTTTCTCATACACCACATCAGCGTCCTCTGTATTACAAACAGTGATTGGAAGTGTATGAGCACTGAAGACGGTAAAACGAACAAATTTAGCTCCTGTTTTCAAACAGTCAATTCTACCAAGACCACCAACAAACAGTGTTTGCAGGGGTCTTAAGCTGAATGTTCTTGGTTTCATAACCGTAGTTGGCAGAGTCATCATTAGCTCTTCGGtagtcaataaattaatagattgATCTGGATGAACAACACCTGGTGTATCGTACATAAATTTACTGTTTTTGAATTGTGGATCATTTTCATCAAAACCCAAAGTGCTACTGGTTACGCGGCTTGTATTAACTTTAACTGCGTTTGTAGTAAATGGATCCGTTTCATTTTGTCTTACGATATCATCAATACTTGATTGTTTATGAAAAGTAAGACCGATTTGACctgaagtataatttttattaaattttacaatatgcAATAATCAAAaaagcaatttattatttactaaccaATAATTGAAggtaaatcattaattttcaattttaatgatCGTCTTTGGTCTGCATCTAATTGTTGTTCTAAAATCCTTTCTTTTCTTTCATATTGAAGACGTTGAGTCCTCATGTACAATCTCCAATTAGATGGTCGCATTATTGgaaacttcaaaataaatagtattagtacaaaaataaatttagtcaaTTAGCTAATCATACCTTAAGTAGATTCAGTGTAGTTCCAGGCCAGGGTGACGTAGTTGCTCTTTGTACCAAATCTACAGCTTTTACTTTACAATAATCTGATTGCAACAAGGTATTAAACATTGTTGATTTTCCCACATTAGTACACCCGATCAAATAAACATCGCCTTTAGTTTGCCAAAgtgaatgtaatttattgattaattcTTCAATGCCAAATCCTGTTTTTGCACTAACAACAGTTacgtgtttaatattaatatctttcGGAATGCTTTGAACCAATGATTTCTTTGCATGTTCAACCCATCCAGGGAAATCACCAGGTAACAAATCtaatttattacctacaacAACTACTGGCTTATTAATACCAATACACTCCATTAAATTTGGCCAAATACTGCAAGGAAAATCTGTCAAATCCACCATAAGAATAATTAGTGCTCGTTTCTTTTTGATAGGATACAATAGCTTTGGGTATTCAACAGGGTCGACTTGTACAGCTAGAGCTGTGTTATATTTCTGTATGAAATGACATCGTTGGCATATCATGGTTCGGAGATCTTCAGGTCCACAGTGACAAAATAACTCGCTGGGCAAATAGCCAGGTATCGATGAGTTCTGACAATGTAACAACGCTCCACAGCCACCACACGGTACGTTGCTAATTAGTATGGATGGATCAGGTGTACCGTACTCCGAAGTCCATGAAGGAATACTGTTTTCCTCCTCTAGATTTCTCTCTTCATAACACTCATAATCGCTCAACCAGTTCTTTGTCATCAACTCGTTCAGCTCATCTAAAAGTTGAGAcacacaatttacaataacGCAATGTCCAagtaaaataatcgaaaaaaaataataacgctaCGTCATAATGAAGGTGACACttacaatcataatttatttcattatctTCATTGTCTTCGGTCTGTTTGCTGACATACTTGTCGCTGACAATTTTACTAACAATACTGTACGGAAAATTGTGCGGTCTGTCCATAGACACTTCTGCCGCACTGTGTTCTGCGGTTTCGTCTGCTCCCGTATACCCATCCAAGTATTGCAATGACACGGGCTCGACATCACACTTCATCTCTTCAAACCTTTGTTTTTTAAGCTTCTCCCGAACGCTGCACCAGTGTTTTACAGGCTTTTTACCCTGCAACACTGAATTATACACGATTCTATCCAACACGTCGTTCTTAAAAGCCGGCGACTGGCCGTAGGCGCGACACCGCCGCTTCAGGTGCGACCGCAACAATCGAGTGGCGAACATTTCTCCACGTCAACGACTAAATTCGCGTAGTCATATTTGTAATATTCTCACGTAAAACACTGGTGTAACTCGAAACAACACTTCTCCAAAAGCACCCACACGCCGGGCTACAGTGTGTTGTATTCgtatataactatactataatattttatttatattcaaattatcacCTAACCCTTAATGAGTCCGgcaagatttaaaaattgtttagttgtTATCACGGTTAGTAGACGTTTGTGGCTGTTATCAATTTATTGCGGACCGCGGTGTTTttaccatagataataaagatctatgttattatctatattttattcctacttttttttactttttgacgTGCCCATAGTAGTtgaggtaggtataatatagttcaGTAGTTCCTGGTATAATATAGTTCAGTAGTTCCTACAATTAATGCCGTCtttaccacgatttaagatataccttaATTTGTGGTCTTTACTCATATTCTACGAatcgtattttgtatttatgtaaatCGTAATACCGTtgacaatgattttaaaaattatatttgaagacTGAAGACAGCTTACTATAAGAGGAGAGCTGttcttattttacaatataattgaattattcaGATATTCAATTAGACTTccaattatatgtataatacagattacaaaactataataatttttctttaaaagcTTAagcaacattttataattaatcatgttcttgtattatttttttaaaagctcATTTCAGTACATTCTAAAATAATGgtacaaatatacattaatatattatattatttccacaattgttatttgaataaaatatttaaatatatatttcataaaaataaaagcagTATGAatcaattaaaacataaaaatatataaaataacatgtgaataaatatttataaacattgtcCATTccatacaaacatttaaattaaatatacaaagtctaaacacataaatatataagtactataaaataaaataaaatgtcaagtttcaacaaatgtataaataatggcCCATCGTAAAAGTATCAAATGAAGCTTAAATGCgtcagttttttaaaaaaaaataggatttACATATTGCACAGTGCTCATTAGAAATGTAAGCAACTTAATGtaagttaataaataagtatgtcagcttgtataaaataagtattttgaaaacaattatattgaCTATAAAAGAAACAAAGAACCAAGAATCTTAGGAAAAAGTTGATactgcttaaaaattaaaacaacctCATGTGCTGGTTTTCACAATTTGTGTATTGGTAGAATTTTTTACAATTGGATTTTTAGACTTGGATAGTTTTATTATTGGACTCTTGTGCCACATTTctccattaatatttttgtcttcGCATACACACAAAAATAATGTATCGATTACCAcctgtaaaatgtaaaacaataaaattatcttaaatatatataaatttactatCACTATGAAATTACGTTAATTAATGTAGGtagttacattttacagaatattatactaatgGTAAAaagacaaaattcaaaaaatgtactTCATCATTTATTGCGctgaaaaactaaattaacGAAATGTTAAATGACATTACCTCGTGTAATGAAATGACACTGTGAGCAACGAAAAAtgcaaatatacatataatgatgATTGGTATTGCATGAAAATGCAATTCCAAGTTTGATCGTAGAGTGAACAATGCTAGAGAACCAATAATCAGAGTGACCAAACACTTAGCCAGGAATAATATGAAGTCGCCTATACTGTTTATGGAACCCAATCTCAAAGCGTTACCAACAATAACATGCCAAGCctgaaaagaataaaaatcatttaacgtttttcattatatttatataattaacattataataatataggtaccctcGAAGCAGCTAAACAAAATCCAATGCCTTCCATTGATACTATAGTATAAGCATTATGATtgatgtatttgaaaaaattatcaaacgaATATGAACAACAAGTGCATGTTTTTTTTAGACATCGGTTATTTGTTGACGTAGTATTGCTCCTGAAAAGGTAAATTGATTTCATTATATACAATTCCAATAcaaaaacaatgaaaatgtttgaattacTTAGAATGACATGTCGTCAATACAAGCCTgggaatcttaaacagaataatTAACAGAGATCCAAGTGCTATAGAACCCAAATGGTAGAATGCCAGGTTATACATTGAAGAAAAAAcaacagattttttatttttgccgCTGAAAAATAGaacaatttaagtaaaattaacaaattacaaaatttcaTAGATGGATTACGCACTTGGTGAAATACCATTTTGCTACTGCTCCAGAAATAATCATATGTTGACATGCTAATATAAATTCTGAAGACCATATTAGGCCAATTATATATACCCACCACATATAACGTACCCAAGTAGCATCTTTAAACTCAACAGCTGAAAAACAATGattgataataactaataagaaaccaataacataaatataaaataaaacacaccaTTGATGAATGGCAAAATATGTTTCTCTGACTTTTCAAGACTCGATGAATCATTAGTTTTCATGTTTTTCTCTACAAAATCAGTTACTAATTGTAGTGATTTTGTACCAGGATAATctgtaacaatttatttatttgtcataAACCAATCATCATTAAACTGAAAACTTTAACTAAACTTAACTTACTTGCTGTAGCTAGATGAAGGATTACAGCAGTCCAAAATGCATACAAACAAATCAGCACAGAAAATGTACAAATAGGTTGCCAATATAAGGCTGGAAGTTTAGATAGACAATCGGCCGACTCGTGAAACAAAGTGGACAAAAAATTCAATCGCTTACGCATAGCCAAAACCaacataagtataataacctgtaattaaaaaaattatttagaaacaaTTAAGTCTTAAACACCAATTCAATTTACCGAAAATAACGTAAATAGGATGGAAAGTATTAGAAAGGTGTGTTCATTGCAAGCATCAGCACTTAATGTTTGTGCCTCAATAGTGTTGTCCAGACGCtttttcaaagtaaaatattcccaccaaagtaaaaacacatttactgaaaaattcatgttttaaaacataattgttAATGTCTTCATAGTATACACTGTAAAATAATcagataattaaatattacctagTACCATCAAGCTGACAccaatcaataatatataggctATAACTTTTGTAagtaaatgaattaataaaattatgataaatgtcAATACtgtaaacaaaacaaatcaaaaatcattaaatacatttaaataatgaaactgAATATTTGGCATAACATtagtgctatttttttttttaaaacctagGTAATTTAtagggtgttaccactgggtatctTCCTTAatcttattatcatataatcCTTACTTGTCACTCTACTAATTGTAGATTACttcaaataaatagaaaaaaaaaggtaattaccTAGGACAGCGTTTCTCAGCCTGTGGTACGCAGAAAACTCATAGGTGGTACCGAAGAATATCtccttttataaaaaattggaaTGGAACATTattcacattaaatattatttgatttatttgatgtaaataataattgtacatatttaattttctttttgtgcattaaatgcttatattgtcataattttGAAGTtcctgataaaataaaattccatacatgtaaaataaagtatatatttttgataagcaaataaataatgttaattggTCAAGTAgtacatgaaaattttcaaactttgtaGGTGGTACGCAGATATaaaaggttgagaaccgctgACCTAGGGTGTTTAAAATGCTGCTgtcaaaattaaacacaaacgCTTAACTTTAGggttataatgattttaagtttatcaattatggtataatttatatcatatttatagcCTAATAGGTATTTAAGGAGAATAAAGGGTTTCTTCCTCTCCCTTTAGGAGAGATTTTCCTATCCCTCAACCATCTAATATCTAATGAGTAGGCAGCTGGTGCTGGCCGGTGTAGCTGACTACTTGTCATTCTTTAACTGGCAAGGTTACATCAGTTAGGATACCTTGTTGTACTATAAACTGCAATAATTGTTTCGCATATTCTTACCAAAAGctaatattgtgtaatacaaCATTTGTGGCCAAGTTTTGTACAAATCGTTCAATATTTCTTCTGTGAAATCCCAATCATTCATCATaccataaatgttataaatcaaAGGCAAAGTTTGATTGTTCAATTCTTCAGGAACACACCTATTCATCACATGATGACTTTTGTATACTGGAAATGGGGGACAAGGCCCCAAAGATGTAGTGAAAATAGTAGATTTGTAAAGCTCTTCATCGGTAGTGAAATTgttcaaatcaaaattatagctatggaaaattatattaaaaaccctattattagtatacaaaaataataggagtataattttaattagaaatatacaattaattttaagagtATTACCTGCAAAGTAACGATTCTGTTCGATTATAAAAATTCTGAACATCTTCTAAAGTTAATATATTACTGTCTGGACATTGTTTAACACATATTTGCATACTATGTTCAATGTTTGCTGGATCTAAATAGAATAGGAACCTAAGAGCCAACAGTAAATTGCATTTGTTGAGTTTGTTTATATATGTCAATTGAaggtaatgatttttaaatttactttttatcagTAGTATCCAAGTTGGAAAGTTTGCCCATTTTGGAATTACCAGAAGAACCGCAAGTATTTCCAAAACTGTCATGGCCATTGATCAGACGCAGAGGATCGCCGTAAATAAAAGCAAACACAgctataaatatctaaaaaattataatatgaaattaagaACCAActcatacaattaatatttaataggtgtAAAGAAAAGCTGGGCGCCTTggtatcaacaaattaaaaagttaagttaccgaacttaaaaattaaattttaactaaaccGTTTTTATTAAGGTGACATGAAATcaactaaatacattttcatttgaacttatttttttgtattcaattttattttattactatcgaTTTAGTTTTTACGTCAAAAA
Above is a window of Metopolophium dirhodum isolate CAU chromosome 3, ASM1992520v1, whole genome shotgun sequence DNA encoding:
- the LOC132941661 gene encoding nitric oxide-associated protein 1; translated protein: MFATRLLRSHLKRRCRAYGQSPAFKNDVLDRIVYNSVLQGKKPVKHWCSVREKLKKQRFEEMKCDVEPVSLQYLDGYTGADETAEHSAAEVSMDRPHNFPYSIVSKIVSDKYVSKQTEDNEDNEINYDYELNELMTKNWLSDYECYEERNLEEENSIPSWTSEYGTPDPSILISNVPCGGCGALLHCQNSSIPGYLPSELFCHCGPEDLRTMICQRCHFIQKYNTALAVQVDPVEYPKLLYPIKKKRALIILMVDLTDFPCSIWPNLMECIGINKPVVVVGNKLDLLPGDFPGWVEHAKKSLVQSIPKDINIKHVTVVSAKTGFGIEELINKLHSLWQTKGDVYLIGCTNVGKSTMFNTLLQSDYCKVKAVDLVQRATTSPWPGTTLNLLKFPIMRPSNWRLYMRTQRLQYERKERILEQQLDADQRRSLKLKINDLPSIIGQIGLTFHKQSSIDDIVRQNETDPFTTNAVKVNTSRVTSSTLGFDENDPQFKNSKFMYDTPGVVHPDQSINLLTTEELMMTLPTTVMKPRTFSLRPLQTLFVGGLGRIDCLKTGAKFVRFTVFSAHTLPITVCNTEDADVVYEKLLGTHLLAVPCGSIERLSKWPGLSSYKNPIQLTGINEKTSCADIVLSSAGWVAVTPYENDVCYVQAWTPESRGIYIRTPPLLRYAINRRGPRIKFTPTYHAKKE
- the LOC132941734 gene encoding choline transporter-like 1; amino-acid sequence: MACFGFDRDAPEVPGQIRVRGCTDIVWLCAFLILWCLMIFIAVFAFIYGDPLRLINGHDSFGNTCGSSGNSKMGKLSNLDTTDKKFLFYLDPANIEHSMQICVKQCPDSNILTLEDVQNFYNRTESLLCSYNFDLNNFTTDEELYKSTIFTTSLGPCPPFPVYKSHHVMNRCVPEELNNQTLPLIYNIYGMMNDWDFTEEILNDLYKTWPQMLYYTILAFVLTFIIILLIHLLTKVIAYILLIGVSLMVLVNVFLLWWEYFTLKKRLDNTIEAQTLSADACNEHTFLILSILFTLFSVIILMLVLAMRKRLNFLSTLFHESADCLSKLPALYWQPICTFSVLICLYAFWTAVILHLATANYPGTKSLQLVTDFVEKNMKTNDSSSLEKSEKHILPFINAVEFKDATWVRYMWWVYIIGLIWSSEFILACQHMIISGAVAKWYFTNGKNKKSVVFSSMYNLAFYHLGSIALGSLLIILFKIPRLVLTTCHSKSNTTSTNNRCLKKTCTCCSYSFDNFFKYINHNAYTIVSMEGIGFCLAASRAWHVIVGNALRLGSINSIGDFILFLAKCLVTLIIGSLALFTLRSNLELHFHAIPIIIICIFAFFVAHSVISLHEVVIDTLFLCVCEDKNINGEMWHKSPIIKLSKSKNPIVKNSTNTQIVKTST